The Flavobacterium praedii genome window below encodes:
- a CDS encoding chorismate-binding protein: MNDFFEKVILQLEQKLPFAMYCKPNSDTVIGMFQQNDVLSEIIDFTEKGFVFAPFDGNEKYIILEENSVIEYFIIDKKEFSEIEMKFVTPDKIVKQDFEALVNKGIEEIQNDVFQKVVLSRKESIDIFDFDLVSTFENFVQLYPATFVYCFYHPKVGLWMGATPEQLIKVKGAFFETMALAGTQKSIGNEEVVWQNKEKQEQQFVTDFIVSELRKVSKSIQISNPYSLKAGSIWHIKTDISGALNSVRNLKEVIALLHPTPAVCGLPKAESKKFILDNEPYDRRFYTGFLGEMNSSSSINENSSDLFVNLRCMEIETNLVNSITKVNLFMGCGITKDSIPEKEWEESLNKSMTMKRGL; the protein is encoded by the coding sequence ATGAATGATTTTTTTGAAAAAGTAATTCTACAACTAGAGCAAAAACTTCCATTTGCTATGTATTGCAAACCCAATTCAGATACTGTAATTGGTATGTTTCAGCAAAATGATGTTTTAAGTGAAATTATCGATTTTACGGAGAAAGGTTTTGTTTTTGCTCCTTTTGATGGGAATGAAAAATATATAATCCTAGAAGAAAATTCTGTTATAGAATATTTTATTATTGATAAAAAGGAGTTTTCGGAAATTGAAATGAAGTTTGTTACTCCAGATAAAATTGTAAAACAAGATTTTGAAGCATTAGTAAACAAAGGAATTGAAGAAATACAGAATGATGTTTTTCAAAAAGTTGTTTTGTCCCGAAAAGAAAGTATTGACATATTTGATTTTGATTTGGTTTCGACTTTTGAAAATTTTGTTCAATTGTATCCAGCGACTTTTGTTTATTGTTTTTATCATCCTAAAGTAGGATTGTGGATGGGCGCTACACCAGAGCAATTGATCAAAGTAAAAGGTGCTTTTTTTGAAACTATGGCTTTGGCAGGCACGCAAAAAAGTATTGGTAATGAAGAAGTAGTTTGGCAAAATAAAGAAAAACAAGAGCAACAATTTGTAACAGATTTTATTGTTTCTGAATTGAGAAAGGTTTCAAAATCAATTCAGATTTCAAATCCATATAGTTTAAAAGCAGGGAGCATTTGGCATATAAAAACGGATATTTCGGGAGCATTAAATTCTGTCCGAAATTTGAAAGAAGTGATTGCTTTATTACATCCAACTCCCGCCGTTTGTGGTTTGCCGAAAGCTGAGTCGAAAAAATTCATTTTGGATAATGAACCTTACGATCGGAGGTTTTATACTGGTTTTTTAGGGGAAATGAATAGTAGTTCTTCAATAAATGAAAACAGTTCTGATTTGTTTGTGAATTTGCGTTGTATGGAAATTGAGACTAATTTGGTAAACAGCATAACAAAGGTCAATTTATTTATGGGTTGCGGTATTACCAAAGATAGTATTCCCGAAAAAGAATGGGAGGAAAGTCTAAACAAGTCAATGACAATGAAGAGGGGGCTTTAG
- a CDS encoding PAS domain-containing sensor histidine kinase: protein MITEKFNSNLNPNNNYIFEHFFELSADLLCIAGFDGYFVKINPAVSKLLGYTNEELFSKPINEFVYIDDRHYTTIVRNELLNNKPLLNFENRYVTKSGEIVWLSWSSMPIAEEKLVYAIAKNITHNKKLEEERNLLLSNITKINKDLKKLSYTSSHDLRSPVNNLLSIFDILDLSKIEDQETLQFIEMLKSTSENLKLTLNDYVDLLIQEDNMTIQIEELDLGESLNLVIKSISSLIKNSKVSISINFSELEKVYFNKAYLESIFLNLITNSIKYAKPGCSPTISVYSKRYNDTDQLYFSDEGIGFDMELVKDKVFGLHQKFNNHIDSKGIGLYLINNHITSLGGKIEVESQINEGAKFTISFKK from the coding sequence ATGATAACAGAAAAGTTCAATTCAAATTTAAATCCTAACAACAACTATATTTTCGAACATTTTTTCGAACTTTCAGCTGATTTGTTATGCATTGCTGGATTTGATGGTTATTTTGTAAAAATAAATCCAGCTGTTTCTAAATTATTAGGGTATACCAATGAAGAATTATTTTCTAAACCAATTAATGAATTTGTCTATATTGATGACAGACATTATACCACTATAGTTCGAAATGAACTTCTAAACAATAAACCGCTTTTGAATTTCGAAAATCGATATGTAACAAAGAGTGGTGAAATTGTATGGCTCTCATGGTCATCCATGCCAATCGCAGAAGAAAAATTAGTTTATGCAATTGCCAAAAATATAACTCACAACAAAAAACTGGAAGAGGAAAGAAACTTGCTACTTTCAAACATAACAAAAATTAACAAAGATTTAAAAAAATTAAGCTATACTAGCTCACACGACTTAAGATCACCTGTAAACAATCTTCTGTCAATTTTTGACATACTAGATCTTTCAAAAATTGAAGATCAGGAAACACTACAATTTATAGAAATGCTGAAATCAACCAGCGAAAATTTAAAACTTACTTTAAATGATTATGTTGATCTTTTAATTCAAGAAGACAACATGACTATACAAATTGAAGAATTAGACCTAGGTGAATCTCTAAATTTAGTCATAAAGTCAATTAGTTCTTTAATAAAAAATTCAAAAGTCTCCATTTCTATAAACTTTAGTGAATTAGAAAAAGTCTATTTTAATAAAGCCTACTTAGAAAGTATATTTCTAAACTTAATAACAAATTCCATTAAATATGCCAAACCGGGTTGTTCTCCCACTATTTCTGTTTATTCTAAAAGATATAATGATACAGATCAATTGTATTTTTCAGACGAAGGGATAGGCTTTGACATGGAGCTTGTAAAAGACAAAGTATTTGGTTTGCATCAAAAATTCAACAACCATATTGATAGCAAAGGAATCGGTCTTTATTTAATAAACAACCATATTACTAGTTTGGGAGGTAAAATTGAAGTGGAGAGCCAAATTAATGAGGGCGCAAAATTCACAATATCCTTTAAAAAATAA
- a CDS encoding M28 family peptidase encodes MKKALAIIAFISTFSCFAQKKEANIDPTIQYMNTITAEKLKTRLYIIASDEMEGRDTGSKGQKKAGKYLIEQYKKSQISFPKGAKNYYQPIPATYLNAKRNENLPDSENIWAYIEGSEKPDEVIVISAHYDHVGVKNGDVYNGADDDGSGTVAILQIAEAFQKAKKEGHGPKRSLLFLHVTGEEHGLHGSRFYSENPLFPISNTVADINIDMIGRRDVEHTNTNNYVYVIGADRLSTDLHNITVAQNEKYTKLDLDFKFNDPKDPNHFYERSDHYNFAKNGIPAVFLFNGVHADYHQKSDEPNKIEYDALAKRAKLAFTIAWDLANRPDRIVVDKPIQ; translated from the coding sequence ATGAAAAAAGCACTTGCTATAATTGCGTTTATCTCAACATTTTCCTGTTTTGCTCAAAAAAAAGAAGCTAACATTGACCCCACAATCCAATACATGAATACTATTACTGCAGAGAAACTAAAGACAAGACTCTACATAATTGCTTCTGATGAAATGGAAGGCCGAGATACAGGATCCAAAGGCCAAAAAAAAGCTGGAAAATATCTAATTGAACAATACAAAAAAAGTCAAATATCTTTTCCAAAAGGTGCTAAAAACTATTATCAACCAATTCCTGCTACCTACTTAAATGCTAAGCGAAACGAAAACTTACCCGATTCTGAAAACATCTGGGCCTATATTGAAGGATCCGAAAAACCAGACGAAGTAATAGTCATTTCTGCTCATTACGACCATGTAGGCGTGAAAAATGGTGATGTTTACAATGGTGCCGATGATGACGGTTCAGGTACTGTTGCAATCCTACAGATTGCAGAAGCTTTTCAAAAAGCTAAAAAAGAAGGTCATGGCCCTAAACGTTCTCTATTATTCTTGCATGTCACTGGCGAAGAGCACGGTTTACACGGTTCTCGTTTTTACTCAGAAAACCCTTTGTTTCCAATTTCAAATACTGTTGCCGATATCAATATCGATATGATTGGTCGTCGCGATGTAGAACATACCAATACCAATAATTATGTTTATGTAATTGGAGCAGATAGATTGTCAACCGATTTACACAACATTACTGTTGCACAAAACGAAAAATACACAAAACTTGATTTAGATTTCAAATTCAATGACCCGAAAGATCCAAATCATTTCTATGAGCGTTCAGATCATTATAATTTTGCAAAAAATGGTATTCCTGCTGTATTCCTTTTTAACGGTGTACATGCTGATTACCATCAAAAATCAGATGAACCAAACAAAATTGAATATGATGCTTTGGCAAAAAGAGCAAAACTTGCTTTTACAATTGCTTGGGATTTAGCCAATAGACCAGACAGAATCGTAGTCGACAAACCGATTCAATAG
- a CDS encoding dienelactone hydrolase family protein, with product MKNLKFLLFFLLSITNQTFSQLKPVQYKDDKQILNGFKIAPTKKSTEKPGILILPAWKGIDKLSKDTADKLSKMGYYAFIADIYGEGNYPKDNNEAGNNAGFYKKNYEAYQKRISLALNQLILAGANPENIVVIGYCFGGTGALEAARGHLNVKGVVSFHGGLAKDEFRATEPITAKVLICHGADDPYESIEEILAFQKEMRDTKADWQMIYYANAVHSFTNPESGNDNSKGAAYNEKAAKRSFEHFKLFLNEVLKK from the coding sequence ATGAAAAATTTAAAATTTTTACTATTCTTCTTATTATCAATTACAAATCAGACTTTTTCACAATTAAAACCCGTACAATACAAAGATGATAAACAAATTCTAAATGGTTTTAAAATCGCCCCGACAAAAAAAAGCACAGAAAAACCAGGGATTTTAATTTTACCAGCATGGAAAGGAATTGATAAACTCTCTAAAGACACTGCTGATAAACTTTCAAAAATGGGCTATTATGCCTTTATTGCTGATATTTATGGAGAAGGAAATTATCCAAAAGACAACAATGAGGCTGGAAATAATGCAGGATTTTACAAAAAAAACTATGAAGCTTACCAAAAGAGAATCTCATTAGCTTTAAACCAATTAATACTTGCTGGAGCCAATCCAGAAAATATTGTAGTCATTGGATATTGTTTCGGAGGAACTGGAGCACTTGAGGCAGCTCGCGGCCATCTTAATGTAAAAGGTGTTGTATCTTTTCATGGAGGTTTAGCCAAAGACGAATTTCGTGCCACTGAACCAATTACCGCAAAAGTTTTGATATGCCACGGAGCCGATGATCCTTATGAATCTATAGAAGAGATTTTAGCTTTTCAAAAAGAAATGCGAGATACAAAAGCCGATTGGCAAATGATTTATTACGCCAATGCTGTTCATTCTTTTACCAATCCAGAATCTGGAAATGACAATTCAAAAGGAGCTGCTTATAATGAAAAAGCTGCAAAACGATCTTTTGAACATTTCAAATTATTTTTAAATGAAGTATTAAAAAAATAA
- a CDS encoding hotdog fold thioesterase yields the protein MVIDKDKMLEYCNAFSKNTLMETLKIEFIDAGEGFLVAKMPVDSAVHQPMGLLHGGASVALAESVGSAASHFFINDKNQEVRGIEISANHLKSIREGVVFGTARIIHKGRSLHLWEIKITDEAGNLISLCKLTNMVLTRETK from the coding sequence ATGGTAATAGACAAAGATAAAATGCTCGAATATTGCAATGCCTTTTCCAAGAACACTTTGATGGAAACGCTTAAAATCGAGTTTATAGATGCAGGAGAGGGATTTCTTGTTGCCAAGATGCCTGTTGATTCGGCTGTTCATCAACCTATGGGATTATTGCATGGAGGCGCTTCAGTGGCGCTGGCAGAAAGTGTGGGAAGTGCTGCATCCCATTTTTTTATTAATGATAAAAATCAAGAAGTGCGTGGTATTGAGATTTCGGCTAACCATTTGAAGAGTATTCGTGAAGGTGTTGTTTTTGGGACAGCGCGTATCATTCATAAAGGACGAAGTTTGCATCTTTGGGAAATTAAAATCACGGATGAAGCGGGAAATTTAATTTCACTTTGCAAATTGACGAATATGGTTTTGACACGAGAGACTAAGTAA
- the bshB1 gene encoding bacillithiol biosynthesis deacetylase BshB1: MKLDILAFGAHPDDVELGCAGTILKEVSLGRTVGIVDLTRGELGTRGTAEIRDQEANAAAKILGVSVRENLNMRDGFFVNDEKHQLEIIKMIRKYQPDIVLCNAIDDRHIDHAKGSKLVSDACFLSGLLKIETVLDGEMQKAWRPKVVYHYMQWKNIEPDFVVDISGFTDKKMDSILAYRSQFYDPNSNEPESPISSKNFMESLNYRSRDLGRLTGVEHAEGFTVERYLVVNSLGDLM; encoded by the coding sequence ATGAAATTAGATATACTAGCTTTTGGTGCACATCCCGATGATGTAGAATTGGGATGCGCTGGTACGATCCTAAAAGAAGTTTCTTTGGGAAGAACAGTTGGAATTGTTGATTTGACCCGAGGCGAGCTTGGAACGCGTGGAACTGCTGAAATTCGAGATCAAGAAGCAAATGCCGCAGCCAAAATTTTAGGAGTTTCTGTTCGAGAGAATTTGAATATGCGAGATGGGTTTTTTGTTAATGACGAAAAACACCAATTAGAAATTATAAAAATGATTCGAAAATACCAACCCGACATTGTGTTATGCAATGCGATTGATGATAGACACATTGATCATGCAAAAGGGAGTAAATTGGTTTCGGATGCTTGTTTTTTGTCCGGTTTGTTGAAAATTGAAACTGTTCTTGATGGCGAGATGCAGAAAGCGTGGCGACCGAAAGTGGTATACCATTATATGCAATGGAAGAACATTGAACCTGATTTTGTTGTAGATATAAGTGGTTTTACGGATAAAAAAATGGATTCAATTTTAGCTTATCGCTCCCAGTTTTATGATCCAAACTCAAATGAGCCAGAGTCACCCATATCGAGTAAAAACTTTATGGAAAGCTTGAATTATCGTTCTAGGGATTTAGGAAGGTTAACTGGAGTAGAACATGCCGAAGGTTTTACTGTTGAAAGGTATTTGGTAGTCAATAGTTTAGGAGATTTAATGTAA
- a CDS encoding penicillin acylase family protein, with translation MQIFRRNIKVGILFICFSTIGLAQKLDSKEINRLNKIAQQVTIIRDNWGIAHIYGKKDSDAVFGMLYAQCEDDFKRVEMNYIDKLGRLAEIKGQSVLYNDLETRLLIDVDEAKADYKNAAPWLKKLLNSYADGINYYLYKHPEVKPLMLTHFEPWFPLLWTDGSIGAISTADLSNAELKSFYGSDDKFAYIEKVKDMQTGSNGFAIAPSKTASGNAILYINPHTTFYFRPEIQINSEEGLNAYGAVTWGQFFIYQGFNENCGWMHTSSNVDVADMYAEKIVTKNKKLFYQYDTKLYPVIEKKITISYLENGKLIPKTFTTFFTNNGPIMAKRDGKWISLKSNNRSMKSLEQSWVRTKSKNFDDYKKAMELKANASNNTVYADNKGNIGYWHGNFIPIRDKNLNWAKVMDGTTSATQWKGLHNPSETVHLFNPANGWLQNCNSTPYSVAGINSPKEENYLPYMAPDGENFRGINAVRILSQGKNYTLDKIIADGYDSKLSIFEVLVPALIASFEKNIQPENPIYTELIEPITLLKKWDYYANENSVATTLTNEWAYKLNPIIQKVYIDEGEMDQVENTIQFAKTATADQLIPQLQTVVNELKTKFGTWQIPWGELNRFQRSSGDIDLTYNDNLESLAIGNGSALWGSLPAYKSAYQNSTKKRYGYNGNSFVCAVEFGTKVTAKSLLAGGNSGDPKSKHFMDQAIPYQKGQFKDVLFYKEDVQKNAERTYHPGE, from the coding sequence ATGCAAATCTTTAGAAGAAATATAAAAGTTGGAATTCTATTTATTTGTTTTTCAACAATTGGTTTGGCTCAAAAACTGGATAGTAAAGAAATAAATAGACTGAATAAAATTGCTCAACAAGTTACTATTATCAGAGACAATTGGGGAATTGCTCACATTTATGGAAAAAAAGACTCAGATGCAGTTTTTGGAATGTTGTATGCACAATGCGAAGATGATTTCAAGAGAGTCGAAATGAATTATATAGACAAACTTGGTCGACTTGCCGAAATAAAAGGACAATCTGTTTTATATAATGACTTAGAGACCCGTTTATTAATTGATGTAGACGAGGCCAAAGCCGATTATAAGAATGCAGCTCCTTGGTTAAAAAAATTACTAAACAGTTATGCAGATGGTATTAACTACTACTTATACAAACATCCTGAAGTAAAACCATTAATGCTTACTCATTTTGAACCTTGGTTTCCTTTACTTTGGACAGATGGTAGCATTGGCGCTATTAGTACAGCAGATTTATCAAACGCTGAATTAAAATCCTTTTACGGAAGTGATGACAAATTTGCTTATATCGAAAAAGTAAAAGATATGCAAACAGGTTCCAACGGTTTTGCTATCGCTCCTTCAAAAACAGCCAGTGGAAATGCTATTTTGTATATTAATCCACACACTACTTTTTATTTTAGACCCGAAATACAAATCAATAGCGAAGAAGGTTTGAATGCTTATGGTGCCGTAACTTGGGGACAATTTTTTATCTATCAAGGATTTAATGAAAATTGTGGTTGGATGCATACTTCATCCAATGTCGATGTTGCCGATATGTACGCCGAAAAAATAGTAACAAAAAACAAAAAACTTTTTTATCAATATGACACCAAATTATATCCAGTTATAGAAAAGAAAATCACCATTAGTTATCTAGAAAATGGCAAATTAATTCCAAAAACATTTACTACTTTTTTTACCAATAATGGTCCAATAATGGCCAAAAGAGATGGAAAATGGATTAGTCTCAAGTCCAATAACCGTTCCATGAAAAGCTTAGAACAAAGTTGGGTTCGTACAAAATCCAAAAACTTTGATGACTATAAAAAAGCAATGGAATTGAAAGCCAATGCTTCAAACAATACGGTTTATGCCGACAATAAAGGAAATATCGGATACTGGCACGGAAATTTTATTCCGATTCGGGACAAAAACTTAAATTGGGCAAAAGTGATGGACGGAACTACTTCAGCAACACAATGGAAAGGTTTACATAATCCATCCGAAACTGTTCATCTTTTTAATCCTGCAAATGGTTGGCTGCAAAATTGCAATTCGACACCCTATAGCGTTGCGGGAATAAATAGTCCAAAAGAAGAAAATTACTTGCCGTATATGGCACCCGATGGCGAAAACTTTAGAGGAATAAACGCCGTCCGTATTTTAAGCCAAGGAAAAAATTATACCTTAGATAAAATAATTGCAGATGGATATGACTCCAAACTTTCTATTTTTGAAGTTTTAGTCCCTGCTTTGATTGCGAGTTTTGAAAAAAACATACAACCCGAAAATCCAATTTATACTGAATTAATAGAACCTATAACTTTATTAAAAAAATGGGACTATTATGCCAATGAAAACTCTGTTGCTACAACTTTGACCAATGAGTGGGCGTACAAACTTAATCCGATCATTCAAAAAGTATATATCGATGAAGGTGAAATGGACCAAGTTGAAAATACCATTCAATTTGCCAAAACTGCAACAGCTGACCAACTAATTCCGCAATTGCAAACTGTCGTAAATGAGTTAAAAACAAAATTTGGTACTTGGCAAATTCCTTGGGGCGAACTCAACAGATTTCAGCGCTCCTCTGGCGACATAGATTTAACATACAATGACAACCTTGAAAGCTTAGCAATTGGCAACGGATCTGCGCTGTGGGGCAGTTTACCTGCATACAAAAGCGCGTATCAAAACAGTACCAAAAAACGGTATGGTTATAATGGAAATAGCTTTGTTTGTGCAGTAGAATTTGGAACAAAGGTAACAGCAAAATCACTTTTAGCGGGAGGCAACAGTGGTGATCCAAAATCGAAACATTTTATGGATCAAGCAATACCATATCAAAAAGGACAATTCAAAGATGTATTATTTTACAAAGAAGACGTTCAAAAAAATGCTGAACGTACTTATCACCCTGGTGAATAA
- a CDS encoding endonuclease: MKKIYSLLFLLSFAIGIAQIPSGYYTTATGTGYTLKTQLYNIIKGHTDNGYAGLYTTYQSSDIDNFYENDGTILDMYSEKPSATDPYNYTSGSTQRCGTYSTEGDCYNREHIIPQSVFNSATPMVSDAHFITPTDGKVNGQRSNYPHGTVATATWTSLNGSKLGSSSVSGYTGTVFEPINEFKGDIARMYFYFATRYENTVSGYSYAMFNGTSNQVFTTAFLNLLLTWNAQDPVSAREIARNNAIYTKQNNRNPYIDHPEYVQAIWGGTTPVSDTQAPTTPSSLAVTTKTATSVSLSWTASTDNVGVASYDVYMNSVLKTTVATSTATISGLTASTAYSFYIKAKDAAGNTSASSNTVSATTNSSGGTGTELLFSEYIEGSSNNKALEIANNTGASVNLSVYSVKKQTNGAGAWSTGLALSGTLNSGSKFTIVNSSIASSCYSISLANISTAATELTFNGNDAVGLFKNGVLIDVIGTFNGGTANFAADVTLRRKSTVTSPSTTFNLSTQWDSFTTDTCTNLGSKISTKVTKEEIVTEANGIALYPNPSNGEFTVSYTNSNKTYAIEIFSMLGQTVYSKENIKQSSVQISNLPKGIYLVKITDDSKTTNKKIIIN, translated from the coding sequence ATGAAAAAAATTTACTCTTTATTATTTTTATTGTCCTTTGCTATAGGAATTGCGCAGATTCCAAGTGGTTATTACACAACGGCAACTGGTACAGGCTATACTCTAAAAACCCAACTTTACAATATCATTAAAGGGCATACTGATAATGGTTATGCAGGTTTATATACTACTTATCAAAGTTCTGATATTGATAATTTTTATGAAAATGACGGAACAATTTTAGATATGTACTCCGAGAAACCATCTGCAACAGATCCGTACAATTACACTTCGGGATCTACTCAAAGATGCGGAACCTATTCTACCGAAGGTGATTGTTACAACAGAGAGCATATCATACCGCAATCCGTATTTAATTCGGCTACTCCAATGGTATCTGATGCCCATTTTATTACACCAACAGACGGAAAAGTAAACGGACAACGTTCCAATTACCCGCATGGAACAGTAGCAACAGCGACATGGACATCTTTAAACGGAAGTAAACTAGGTTCAAGCTCGGTTTCTGGATATACTGGTACTGTTTTTGAACCGATAAATGAATTCAAAGGTGATATTGCTAGAATGTATTTCTATTTTGCAACACGTTATGAAAATACGGTTTCTGGATATTCTTATGCCATGTTTAACGGAACATCTAATCAGGTATTCACAACTGCATTTCTAAATTTACTTTTAACTTGGAACGCACAAGACCCTGTAAGTGCAAGAGAAATTGCAAGAAATAATGCCATTTACACCAAACAAAACAACAGAAACCCTTATATTGACCACCCAGAATACGTTCAAGCTATTTGGGGAGGAACTACTCCAGTTTCAGACACACAAGCGCCAACAACACCATCAAGTTTAGCAGTCACTACCAAAACAGCAACTTCGGTTTCATTAAGTTGGACTGCTTCTACAGATAATGTTGGAGTAGCCAGTTATGATGTTTATATGAATTCTGTTTTGAAAACGACTGTTGCCACATCAACTGCAACCATTTCAGGACTAACAGCCTCAACAGCTTATTCTTTTTACATAAAAGCAAAAGATGCAGCAGGAAATACATCAGCATCTAGCAATACCGTATCTGCAACTACAAACAGCAGTGGAGGAACTGGAACAGAATTACTTTTCTCTGAATATATTGAAGGTTCGTCCAATAACAAAGCATTAGAAATTGCAAATAATACTGGAGCCTCTGTTAATTTATCTGTTTATTCCGTTAAAAAACAAACCAATGGAGCTGGAGCTTGGAGTACAGGTTTAGCTTTATCTGGCACATTAAATAGTGGCAGTAAATTTACTATTGTTAACAGTTCAATTGCCTCAAGTTGTTATTCAATAAGTTTAGCCAATATTTCTACAGCAGCAACCGAATTAACTTTTAATGGAAACGATGCAGTAGGCTTATTCAAAAATGGAGTGCTTATTGACGTTATTGGAACTTTCAATGGTGGAACCGCAAACTTTGCAGCCGATGTTACTTTGAGAAGAAAATCAACTGTTACTTCACCGAGCACTACATTTAATTTATCTACTCAATGGGATTCATTTACTACAGATACTTGCACTAATCTTGGCAGCAAAATAAGCACCAAAGTAACAAAAGAGGAAATTGTTACAGAAGCCAATGGAATCGCTTTATACCCGAATCCTTCAAATGGTGAATTCACCGTTTCCTATACCAATTCTAACAAAACTTATGCTATCGAAATATTTTCAATGTTAGGTCAAACTGTTTATAGTAAAGAAAATATAAAGCAATCTTCAGTACAAATAAGCAATCTTCCAAAAGGAATTTATCTCGTTAAAATTACCGACGATTCTAAAACAACCAATAAAAAGATAATAATCAACTAA